A region of the Sulfoacidibacillus ferrooxidans genome:
CACACAAGCGTGCCACCTTGTGAACTGACTGGAATCATGGTATCGTGTAAGCCTATTTCTTTCATGAATTCAACACCGGCCGGTTTACGGGTAAAGATCGAGTCTGGTCCTACTTCCAGTGTGTATGAATCCGTTCTCTTTGTTTGAATTTTCCCGCCAAGTCGGCCCTCTTTTTCTACGAGAGTACACGATATAGCACCTTCTGTTTCAGATGCATAGAGTTGATGGAGACGATAGGCGGCCACAAGCCCAGTG
Encoded here:
- a CDS encoding FAD-dependent oxidoreductase, encoding TGLVAAYRLHQLYASETEGAISCTLVEKEGRLGGKIQTKRTDSYTLEVGPDSIFTRKPAGVEFMKEIGLHDTMIPVSSQGGTLV